In the Drosophila gunungcola strain Sukarami unplaced genomic scaffold, Dgunungcola_SK_2 000001F, whole genome shotgun sequence genome, one interval contains:
- the LOC128261372 gene encoding LOW QUALITY PROTEIN: neither inactivation nor afterpotential protein C (The sequence of the model RefSeq protein was modified relative to this genomic sequence to represent the inferred CDS: inserted 1 base in 1 codon), producing MYLPYSQLPDPTDKFEIYEEIAQGVNAKVFRAKELENDRIVALKIQHYDEEHQVSIEEEYRTLRDYCDHPNLPEFYGVYKLSKPNGPDEIWFVMEHCAGGTAVDMVNKLLKLDRRMREEHIAYIIRETCRAAIELNRNHVLHRDIRGDNILLTKNGRVKLCDFGLSRQVDSTMGKRGTCIGSPCWMAPEVVAAMESRDPDITVRADVWALGITTIELADGKPPFADMHPTRAMFQIIRNPPPTLMRPTNWSQQINDFISETLEKNAENRPMMVEMVEHPFLTELIENEDEMRSDISEMLELSKDVKTLYKEPELFVDRGYVKRFDEKPERMYPEDLAALENPVDESIIESLRHRIIMGGSYSFIGDILLSLNSNEIKDEFPPEFHAKYRFKSRSENQPHIFSVADIAYQDMLHHKEPQHIVLSGESYSGKSTNARLLIKHLCYLGSGNRGATGRVESSINAILMLVNAGTPVNNDSTRCVLQYCLTFGKTGKMSGAVFNMYMLEKLRVATTDGTQHNFHIFYYFYDFINQQNQLKEYNLKADRNYRYLRVPPEVLPSKLKYRRDDPEGNVEKYKEFENILRDIDFNHKQLETVRKVLSAILNIGNIRFRQNGKFAEVENTDIVSRIAELLRVDEKKFMWSLTXFIMVKGGIAERRQYTSEEARDARDAVASTLYSRLVDFIINRINMNMSFPRAVFGDTNAIIIHDMFGFECFNRNGLEQLMINTLNEQMQYHYNQRIFISEMLEMEAEDIDTVNLNFYDNKTALDNLLTKPDGLFYIIDDASRSCQDQDLIMDRVSEKHSQFVKKHTATEISVAHYTGRIIYDTRAFTDINRDFVPPEMIETFRSSLDESIMAMFTNQLTKAGNLTMPFEAVQHKDETERRSYALNTLSAGCISQVNNLRTLAANFRFTCLTLLKMLSQNANLGVHFVRCIRADLEYKPRAFHSDVVQQQMKALGVLDTVIARQKGFSSRLPFEEFLRRYQFLAFDFDEPVEMTKDNCRLLFLRLKMEGWALGKTKVFLRYYNDEFLSRLYELQVKKVIKVQSMMRALLARKRVKGGKVFKMGKKGQEHQDVAACKIQKAFRGFRDRVRLPPLVNEKSGQLNENTADFIRPFAKKWREKSIFQVLLHYRAARFQDFVNLSQQVHIYNQRMVAGLNKCTRAVPFERINMREVNSSQLGPLPVPIKKMPFRLDQIPFYDTQYMVDPANSISRQTFPNQLLTQHMEDDEPWDSPLQRNPSMTSCALTYNAYKKEQACQTNWDRMGESDNIYNQGYFRDPQQLRRNQMQMNMNAYNNAYNSYSTNYNSSGNQNWGVHRSGSRRNSLKGYAAPAPPPPPMPSSNYYRNNPNQQQRNYQQRSSYPPSDPVRELQNMARNEGDNSEDPPFNFKAMLRKTNYPRGSETSTYDFNNRRESDSGQQHTFQAPKLRSTGRRFQEDEGYNSSSGNYGVSRNFGQQQRAPTLRQAPASVGRSFEDSNARSFEEAGSYVEEEIAPGVTLSGYAVDI from the exons ATGTATTTACCGTACTCGCAATTGCCGGATCCAACGGATAAATTTGAGATCTACGAGGAGATAGCCCAAGGCGTTAATGCTAAGGTTTTCCGAGCCAAGGAGCTGGAAAATGATCGAATCGTGGCCCTGAAGATTCAGCACTACGATGAGGAGCACCAGGTGTCGATCGAGGAGGAGTATCGCACTCTGCGGGACTACTGCGACCATCCCAATCTGCCTGAATTCTATGGGGTGTACAAGCTATCGAAGCCAAACGGACCCGACGAGATCTGGTTTGTCATGGAG CACTGCGCTGGAGGAACTGCAGTCGACATGGTGAATAAACTACTGAAACTGGATCGTCGGATGCGAGAGGAGCACATTGCGTATATCATTCGGGAGACTTGCCGTGCGGCTATCGAACTGAATCGTAATCATGTCCTGCATCGGGACATTAGGGGCGATAACATCTTGTTGACCAAAAATGGACGCGTAAAGCTCTGCGATTTTGGTTTGTCCCGTCAGGTGGACTCCACCATGGGAAAGAGGGGCACCTGTATTGGCTCGCCATGTTGGATGGCTCCCGAGGTGGTGGCCGCCATGGAATCCCGGGATCCCGATATCACCGTTCGTGCCGATGTCTGGGCTTTGGGTATCACCACCATTGAGCTGGCTGATGGAAAACCGCCATTTGCGGACATGCATCCCACTAGGGCAATGTTCCAGATAATTCGGAATCCACCGCCGACTTTAATGCGACCCACTAATTGGTCGCAGCAGATCAATGATTTTATCTCCGAAACTCTGGAGAAGAATGCCGAGAATAGACCCATGATGGTTGAGATGGTGGAGCATCCATTTCTCACGGAACTTATCGAAAACGAGGATGAGATGCGTTCCGACATCTCCGAGATGCTGGAACTCTCTAAGGACGTTAAGACTCTCTATAAGGAGCCGGAATTGTTCGTGGATCGAGGCTATGTCAAGAGGTTCGATGAGAAGCCGGAGAGGATGTACCCGGAGGATTTGGCCGCCTTGGAAAATCCAGTGGATGAGAGCATTATCGAATCACTGCGTCATCGCATTATAATGGGAGGATCGTATAGTTTTATTGGCGATATCTTATTGTCCTTGAATTCCAATGAAATCAAAGATGAATTCCCACCGGAG TTCCATGCCAAGTACCGTTTCAAGTCGCGTTCGGAGAATCAGCCGCATATTTTCTCGGTGGCGGATATTGCCTACCAGGATATGCTGCACCACAAGGAACCGCAGCACATTGTGCTCTCTGGCGAAAGTTATTCGGGAAAGTCCACCAATGCCCGTTTGCTGATCAAACACTTGTGCTATTTGGGCTCTGGAAATCGAGGGGCCACTGGACGTGTCGAGAGCTCCATTAACGCCATTCTGATGTTGGTGAACGCGGGAACACCGGTGAACAACGACTCAACCAGATGTGTTCTACAATATTGCTTGACATTCGGTAAAACTGGGAAGATGAGTGGAGCTGTATTCAATATGTATATGCTGGAAAAATTACGAGTGGCCACCACGGATGGCACCCAGCACAATTTCCATATTTTCTACTATTTCTACGATTTTATTAATCAGCAGAATCAGCTCAAGGAATATAATCTTAAAGCTGATCGCAATTATCGTTATCTGCGAGTTCCACCAGAAGTTCTACCTTCAAAACTGAAATATCGACGTGATGATCCTGAGGGAAATGTGGAGAAATACAAAGAATTTGAGAACATCCTGAGGGATATCGATTTTAATCACAAACAACTGGAGACCGTTCGCAAAGTTCTGTCTGCCATTTTGAATATCGGCAACATCCGTTTCCGGCAGAATGGAAAGTTCGCGGAAGTAGAGAACACCGACATTGTGTCCCGGATTGCAGAGCTTTTGCGGGTGGACGAGAAGAAATTTATGTGGTCCCTGA AATTTATTATGGTCAAGGGAGGAATTGCTGAGAGGCGGCAATATACTTCAGAAGAAGCCAGAGATGCCCGCGATGCGGTGGCCAGCACCCTTTACTCCAGATTGGTAGACTTTATCATCAACAGGATCAATATGAACATGTCCTTCCCACGGGCTGTTTT TGGTGACACCAATGCCATTATAATTCACGACATGTTTGGCTTTGAGTGCTTTAATCGAAATGGTCTCGAGCAACTGATGATAAACACTTTAAATGAACAGATGCAGTATCACTACAACCAGCGCATCTTTATTAGTGAAATGCTGGAAATGGAGGCTGAGGATATTGACACCGTTAACTTGAATTTCTATGACAACAAAACCGCTCTGGACAATTTGCTAACCAAACCGGATGGCTTATTCTACATCATTGATGATGCCTCACGTTCCTGTCAAGATCAGGATTTGATAATGG ATCGCGTTTCGGAGAAGCACAGCCAGTTTGTGAAGAAGCACACTGCCACTGAGATATCCGTGGCTCATTACACGGGACGCATAATTTACGATACGCGCGCCTTCACCGACATTAACCGGGATTTCGTACCGCCGGAAATGATCGAGACTTTCCGCTCCTCGCTGGATGAGAGCATCATGGCCATGTTCACCAATCAACTGACCAAAGCTGGCAATCTCACGATGCCCTTCGAGGCGGTTCAGCATAAGGACGAAACCGAACGGAGGTCCTAT GCCTTAAATACCTTGAGTGCCGGTTGCATCTCCCAGGTGAACAATCTCCGCACTTTGGCGGCCAACTTCCGCTTCACCTGCCTGACCCTGCTCAAAATGCTAAGCCAGAATGCGAATCTCGGCGTGCACTTTGTCCGCTGCATTCGCGCTGATCTGGAGTACAAGCCCAGAGCTTTCCACTCGGATGTGGTCCAGCAACAGATGAAGGCCTTGGGAGTCCTGGACACCGTAATCGCACGGCAGAAGGGCTTCAGCTCACGTTTGCCCTTCGAGGAATTCCTAAGAAG ATATCAATTCCTGGCCTTTGACTTTGATGAGCCTGTGGAAATGACCAAGGATAATTGtcgtcttttgtttttgcgtcTCAAGATGGAAGGTTGGGCTTTGGGCAAGACTAAGGTGTTTTTGCGGTACTATAATGATGAGTTCTTGTCCAG ATTATACGAGCTGCAGGTTAAGAAGGTAATCAAGGTGCAATCAATGATGCGCGCTTTGCTAGCACGAAAACGCGTCAAGGGCGGAAAAGTGTTCAAAA TGGGCAAAAAGGGACAGGAGCATCAAGATGTGGCCGCttgcaaaatacaaaaag CCTTTAGGGGATTCCGCGACCGGGTGCGTCTTCCTCCGCTGGTCAACGAGAAGTCCGGCCAGTTAAATGAGAACACCGCCGACTTTATCCGCCCGTTTGCCAAGAAGTGGCGCGAGAAGTCCATATTCCAGGTCCTTTTGCACTACAGGGCTGCTCGCTTCCAGGACTTTGTCAATCTGTCACAGCAG gTGCACATTTACAACCAAAGAATGGTGGCTGGATTGAATAAATGCACCAGGGCAGTGCCCTTCGAGAGGATCAACATGCGGGAGGTGAACTCCTCGCAGCTGGGACCACTGCCAGTGCCCATCAAGAAGATGCCTTTTAGGCTGGACCAGATTCCCTTCTACGACACCCAGTACATGGTGGATCCGGCCAACTCTATATCCCGCCAGACGTTCCCCAATCAGCTGCTCACCCAGCACATGGAGGATGATGAGCCCTGGGATAGTCCACTGCAACGCAATCCCTCGATGACTTCTTGTGCCCTGACTTACAATGCATACAAAAAGGAGCAGGCTTGCCAGACCAACTGGGATCGCATGGGCGAGAGCGATAATATCTACAATCAGGGCTACTTCCGAGATCCCCAGCAGCTGAGAAG AAATCAAATGCAGATGAACATGAATGCCTACAACAATGCCTACAACAGCTATAGCACCAACTATAACAGCAGCGGCAACCAGAACTGGGGTGTCCATAGGTCCGGATCCAGACGCAACTCCTTGAAAGGCTATGCGGCGCCtgcacctcctcctcctccaatGCCATCGTCCAACTATTATCGCAATAATCCCAACCAGCAACAGCGCAACTATCAGCAAAGATCCTCGTATCCACCATCGGATCCAGTAAGGGAACTACAGAACATGGCTCGCAACGAGGGAGAT aacTCTGAGGATCCACCATTTAACTTCAAGGCCATGCTGCGTAAGACAAACTATCCAAGGGGATCCGAGACCAGCACCTATGACTTCAACAATCGTCGGGAATCGGATAGTGGTCAGCAACACACATTCCAGGCGCCCAAGCTACGATCAACAGGTCGTCGATTCCAAGAGGATGAGGGTTATAACTCGTCGTCGGGAAACTATGGAGTGTCTAGGAACTTTGGCCAGCAGCAGAGGGCTCCCACACTGAGGCAAGCACCTGCCAGCGTGGGTCGCAGCTTTGAAGACAGCAATGCCAGGTCCTTCGAGGAGGCAGGATCCTATGTGGAGGAGGAGATTGCACCGGGGGTGACACTATCCGGCTATGCCGTCGATATCTAA
- the LOC128261373 gene encoding MTOR-associated protein MEAK7, whose amino-acid sequence MGNASGKRETDNLYTNEELRMLESAYKNASGGALEKLTQDRLVETWSQTIERSLAESTAQYLFTPTKPGQQSINIPLRKFGEPYYIMERGTIEQKLQMLLGSMEKTGNDTFNSKQLEQYIYSVIKSYVHLESTAKNSSIKEWQDMGFNTTERSTATFAKGLMRNLGKELEHTMPSDALERWLHVTPQFLQIWREVFSQLYCRHGGSKRNLIKEMEIPILPEMCDAPQNSHYRPIIELPHVLYINAQLPREHRHKWRFLFSSKINGESFSTMLGKVLDKGPTLFFIEDEDQYIFGGYASETWSVKPQFGGDDSSLLYTLSPAMRCFSATTYNDHYQYLNLNQQTMPNGLGMGGQFDFWGLWIDCSFGDGQSVESCTTYRDYVQLSKRKQFKIRNMEVWAVGDLPVKEGDEEGDGQKRSVLDSNLEDRAMLEIAGKKMHSDGLREPGMDD is encoded by the exons GAAACGTGGTCGCAGACCATCGAAAGATCGCTGGCGGAAAGTACGGCTCAGTATCTGTTTACACCCACGAAGCCTGGTCAGCAAAGTATTAACATACCGCTAAGGAAATTCGGGGAGCCCTACTATATAATGGAACGGGGAACCATTGAACAAAAGTTGCAAATGCTTCTCGGCTCGATGGAAAAAACTGGAAATGACACCTTCAACAGCAAGCAATTGGAGCAG tACATCTACTCGGTGATCAAGAGCTACGTTCATTTGGAGAGCACTGCCAAAAACTCAAGCATCAAGGAATGGCAGGATATGGGTTTTAATACCACAGAGCGTTCCACCGCCACCTTTGCCAAGGGCCTCATGCGGAATTTGGGCAAGGAGCTGGAGCACACTATGCCCAGCGATGCCTTGGAACGCTGGTTGCACGTCACTCCACAGTTTCTGCAGATCTGGCGCGAGGTCTTTAGTCAGCTATATTGTCGCCATGGTGGCAGCAAACGCAACTTAATCAAGGAAATGGAAATTCCAATTTTACCCGAAATGTGtg ATGCTCCTCAAAACAGTCATTATCGCCCAATCATCGAACTGCCCCACGTACTTTATATCAATGCTCAATTGCCCCGCGAGCATCGCCACAAATGGCGCTTCCTCTTCTCATCGAAAATCAACGGAGAAAGCTTTTCAACGATGCTGGGAAAAGTGCTGGACAAGGGACCCACGTTGTTTTTCATCGAGGATGAGGACCAGTACATATTTGGTGGCTACGCTTCCGAAACGTGGTCAGTGAAACCACAATTTGGCGGCGATGACAGCTCGTTGCTGTACACCTTAAGCCCGGCCATGCGGTGCTTTTCGGCCACTACTTATAACGATCACTATcagtatttgaatttgaatcaGCAGACTATGCCAAATGGCCTG GGCATGGGCGGACAGTTTGATTTCTGGGGCCTATGGATTGACTGCAGTTTCGGCGATGGACAGAGCGTTGAAAGCTGCACCACATATCGAGATTATGTTCAATTAAG TAAGCGCAAGCAATTCAAAATACGAAACATGGAAGTCTGGGCCGTGGGAGATTTGCCAGTAAAGGAAGGGGATGAAGAAGGCGATGGCcag AAACGTTCGGTGCTTGATAGCAATCTGGAAGATCGTGCTATGCTTGAAATTGCAGGCAAGAAAATGCATTCGGATGGTTTACGCGAACCCGGCATGGATGATTGA